A part of Oncorhynchus clarkii lewisi isolate Uvic-CL-2024 chromosome 17, UVic_Ocla_1.0, whole genome shotgun sequence genomic DNA contains:
- the LOC139370450 gene encoding SEC14-like protein 1 isoform X8 — MVQKYQSPIRVYKQPFELVMEAYERRFPTCHLIPMFVDSEVLEETESEDGSIHQVQRRCKLDVDAPRLLKRIAGVDYVYFSQENTLNKRERTLHIESHNETFSNRVIIHELCSYSAHPENEDWTCFEQSASLDIKSFFGFESTVEKMAMKQYASSIKKGKEIIEFYLNQLEEEGISHVPRWTPSLDAPSSSSSVTTKPVCATPKLLHLELPVTPAVSIPVSTDASDHEIATATNNDATQSDATSNDAASQPDNQTENLTGTPDDKLDADYIKRYLGDLTPLQESCLIRLRQWLQESHKGKIPKDEHILRFLRARDFNMEKAREILCQSLTWRKQHQVDYLLETWTSPQVLSDYYTGGWHHHDKEGRPLYILRLGQMDTKGLVRALGEESLLRHVLSINEEGLRRCEENTKVFGRPISCWTCLVDLEGLNMRHLWRPGVKALLRIIEVVEANYPETLGRLLILRAPRVFPVLWTLVSPFIDENTRKKFLIYAGNDYQGPGGLLDYIDKEVIPDFLGGECMCEVPEGGLVPKSLYRTAEELENEDISLWTETIYQSASVFKGAPHEVVIEIIDASSVITWDFDVCKGDVVFHLYHSKRAPQTPRKDPLVGQHSSITTPGGNNVQLIDKSWTLGLDYSMVESPLTCKEGESVQGSHVTRWPGFYILQWKFHTMPGSASTNLPRVDDVLASLQVSSHKCKVMYYTEVIGSEDFRMACFDVQSLGSMTSLESSHSGFSQLSHATSSSNHSQSSSMISR, encoded by the exons GCCTACGAGAGGCGATTCCCCACGTGTCACCTGATTCCCATGTTTGTGGACAGCGAGGTGTTGGAGGAAACTGAGAGCGAGGACGGATCCATACACCAGGTCCAGCGCCGCTGCAAACTGGACGTGGACGCCCCTCGTCTCCTCAAACGG ATTGCGGGGGTGGACTATGTGTACTTCAGCCAGGAGAACACtctgaacaagagagagaggacgCTCCACATCGAGTCCCACAACGAGACCTTTTCCAACAGAGTCATCATCCACGAACTCTGCAGCTACTCg gccCACCCTGAGAATGAGGACTGGACGTGTTTCGAGCAGTCGGCCAGCCTGGACATCAAATCGTTCTTTGGCTTCGAGAGCACGGTGGAGAAGATGGCCATGAAGCAGTACGCCAGCAGTAtcaagaag GGTAAGGAGATCATAGAGTTCTACCTAAACCAGCTAGAGGAAGAGGGGATAAGCCACGTGCCCCGCTGGACTCCCTCCCTGGatgctccctcctcctcctcctccgtcacCACCAAACCTGTCTGTGCCACCCCAAAGCTCCTCCACCTGGAGCTGCCTGTCACGCCCGCTGTCTCAATCCCCGTGTCCACTGATGCCAGTGACCATGAGATTGCCACTGCCACCAATAATGATGCCACCCAAAGTGATGCCACCAGCAACGATGCCGCTAGCCAACCTGACAACCAGACAGAGAACCTGACGGGCACACCTGATG acaaGTTGGATGCAGACTACATCAAGCGCTACTTGGGAGACCTGACGCCTCTGCAGGAGAGCTGTCTGATCAGACTACGACAGTGGCTGCAGGAGAGCCACAAGGGCAAG ATCCCTAAGGACGAACACATCCTTCGTTTCCTGCGGGCCAGGGACTTTAACATGGAGAAGGCCAGGGAGATCCTGTGTCAGTCCTTAACATGGAGGAAACAGCACCAGGTGGACTATCTGTTAGAGACGTGGACCTCACCACAGGTCCTCAGTGACTACTACACTGGAGGGTGGCACCACCATGATAAAG AGGGTCGTCCTCTCTATATCCTGCGTCTGGGACAGATGGACACCAAGGGGCTGGTCCGAGCCCTGGGGGAGGAGTCTCTACTCAGACAC GTTCTATCCATAAACGAGGAGGGCCTAAGGCGCTGTGAGGAGAACACCAAAGTCTTCGGCCGACCAATCAG ttgttggACGTGTCTGGTGGACCTCGAAGGGTTAAACATGCGCCACCTGTGGCGACCGGGGGTTAAGGCCCTTCTGAGAATCATTGAGGTGGTGGAGGCCAACTACCCAGAGACCCTGGGACGTCTGCTCATACTGAGGGCTCCTAGAGTCTTCCCTGTGCTCTGGACCCTG GTGAGCCCGTTCATTGACGAGAACACCCGTAAGAAGTTCCTGATCTACGCTGGAAATGACTACCAGGGCCCCGGCGGCCTGCTGGACTACATAGACAAGGAGGTCATCCCTGACTTCCTGGGAGGAGAGTGTATG TGTGAAGTCCCAGAGGGAGGCCTGGTGCCCAAGTCTCTGTACCGTACTGCAGAGGAGCTGGAGAACGAAGACATCAGCCTGTGGACAGAGACTATCTACCAGAGTGCCAGCGTCTTCAAGGGAGCGCCCCACGAG GTGGTGATCGAGATCATCGACGCCTCCTCCGTGATCACCTGGGACTTTGACGTGTGTAAGGGCGACGTGGTCTTCCACCTCTACCACTCAAAGCGCGCCCCCCAAACCCCCCGCAAGGACCCCCTAGTGGGGCAACACAGCAGCATCACCACCCCCGGGGGGAACAACGTCCAGCTCATAGACAAGTCCTGGACCTTAGGCCTGGACTACAGCATGGTGGAGTCACCACTTACCTGCAAGGAAGGGGAGAGCGTTCAG ggTTCCCACGTGACCAGGTGGCCCGGGTTCTACATCCTGCAGTGGAAGTTCCACACCATGCCGGGCAGCGCCTCCACCAACCTGCCCCGCGTGGACGACGTCCTCGCCTCCCTGCAGGTCTCCTCACATAAGTGCAAAGTCATGTACTACACAGAGGTCATTGGCTCCGAGGACTtcag AATGGCTTGCTTTGATGTTCAAAGTTT GGGCTCTATGACCAGTTTGGAGTCGAGTCACAGTGGTTTCTCCCAGCTCAGCCACGCTACCTCCTCCTCTAACcactcccagtccagctccatgatCTCCAGGTAG